A region of Clostridiales bacterium DNA encodes the following proteins:
- a CDS encoding sulfatase-like hydrolase/transferase yields the protein MNILLITTDQHLYDTALPDFPVELKGIKRLRKSGMFFTNAFTPTAQCSPARASLLTGLLPHAHGMFNNCHNRPHIIEDLPVGQWTYTRALKEKGFLVGQVGRWHISKNISPMEYGVDDYINEYNDIMSMEERKALNQSLKGIIQVREPVAKGEVLSGVYANQIEAPEQKLASKAMDLMEKYAESGRPWHLRVEFGGPHVPWIIPEKYDNLVDSSAIKKPINFDETFANKPTIQKRQHRSANLCSCYHDWDWASKNLIRYYGYIALLDDQIDSLLNKLDTLGMTRDTMVIFTSDHGEMAGAHNRIGKGELPYDEIYHIPMVVSWPGHVKSGSICDEFVMLHDLCPTMLSAAGIDCPNHLHARNFMGLLLNEPVKNQGRKQILMEHHGTFQPLMIRILRDKYGKYCFNPFDFDEFYNLEEDPGELINLINDPSYQSIIQDYRSRLLEEQERVGEKWSKISYWFLNELAFQEKDKSGD from the coding sequence GTGAATATATTGTTAATTACTACTGATCAGCATTTATATGATACCGCTCTACCTGATTTTCCGGTTGAACTCAAAGGAATTAAGAGACTGCGTAAATCGGGAATGTTTTTTACCAATGCGTTTACACCGACTGCCCAATGCTCACCGGCTCGAGCCAGTTTATTGACAGGCTTATTGCCACATGCGCATGGAATGTTCAATAATTGCCATAATAGGCCTCATATTATTGAAGACTTGCCTGTTGGCCAGTGGACGTATACAAGAGCATTAAAGGAAAAAGGTTTTTTAGTGGGTCAAGTTGGAAGATGGCATATATCTAAAAACATATCTCCAATGGAGTACGGTGTAGATGATTACATCAATGAATACAATGATATTATGAGTATGGAAGAGAGGAAAGCGCTAAATCAATCCTTAAAGGGTATTATTCAGGTAAGGGAACCTGTAGCGAAAGGAGAGGTTTTAAGTGGGGTATATGCGAATCAAATAGAAGCCCCGGAACAAAAATTAGCTTCAAAAGCGATGGATTTGATGGAGAAGTATGCGGAAAGCGGTAGGCCATGGCACTTAAGGGTTGAATTTGGCGGTCCACATGTACCTTGGATAATACCTGAAAAATATGATAATCTGGTGGATTCTTCCGCCATTAAGAAGCCAATTAATTTCGATGAGACTTTTGCAAACAAGCCAACTATACAAAAAAGGCAGCATAGGAGTGCCAATCTTTGCAGCTGTTATCATGATTGGGACTGGGCCAGCAAGAATTTGATACGATACTACGGTTACATAGCCCTGTTGGATGATCAGATTGACTCATTGCTCAATAAGTTGGATACTCTCGGTATGACTCGGGATACAATGGTTATATTTACATCGGATCACGGGGAAATGGCCGGTGCCCATAACAGAATCGGCAAGGGTGAACTACCCTATGATGAAATATATCATATACCCATGGTTGTAAGCTGGCCAGGTCATGTGAAGTCCGGCAGTATATGCGATGAATTTGTAATGCTGCATGATTTGTGCCCAACCATGCTATCTGCTGCGGGAATTGATTGCCCAAATCATCTTCATGCAAGGAATTTTATGGGTTTGTTGTTAAATGAACCTGTTAAAAATCAGGGTAGGAAACAAATACTGATGGAACATCATGGCACTTTTCAACCACTCATGATTCGGATTTTAAGGGATAAATATGGAAAATATTGCTTTAACCCATTTGATTTCGATGAATTTTACAATTTAGAGGAGGATCCTGGCGAATTGATTAATCTGATCAATGATCCTTCATATCAGTCGATCATACAGGACTATCGCAGTAGACTTTTGGAAGAACAGGAGCGCGTGGGAGAAAAGTGGAGTAAGATATCCTATTGGTTTCTGAATGAGCTTGCATTTCAAGAAAAAGACAAGAGTGGGGATTAA